Proteins from a genomic interval of Streptomyces sp. NBC_01445:
- a CDS encoding TetR/AcrR family transcriptional regulator gives MSRSEPTPSPRRQELLEAAYAYALRSGLGELSLRPLAEEIHSSPRVLLYLFGSKDGLIRALLARARADELAHMQRVAESQDRGEGLQPVALELWRWLSDEAHRGLLTLWVESYARSLIEPDGPWAGFARDTVGDWLALLAVGQPAALRDTEAALTQRTLVLAVLRGAMLDLLATGETARTTAAVHHQLAALG, from the coding sequence GTGAGCCGATCCGAACCAACCCCCTCCCCGCGACGGCAGGAGCTGCTGGAAGCGGCCTACGCCTATGCCCTGCGCAGCGGCCTGGGCGAGCTGTCCCTGCGCCCGCTGGCCGAGGAGATCCACTCCAGCCCGCGCGTGTTGCTTTACCTGTTCGGCAGCAAGGACGGCCTGATCCGCGCCCTGCTCGCGCGGGCCAGAGCCGACGAACTGGCACACATGCAGCGGGTCGCCGAGTCACAGGACCGGGGCGAGGGGCTGCAGCCTGTCGCCCTGGAGTTGTGGCGATGGCTTTCCGACGAGGCTCACCGCGGGCTCCTGACGCTGTGGGTCGAGAGCTATGCCCGTTCCCTCATCGAACCCGACGGGCCGTGGGCCGGGTTCGCCCGCGACACGGTCGGCGACTGGCTGGCGCTGCTCGCCGTCGGCCAGCCCGCCGCGCTACGTGACACCGAGGCCGCTCTCACCCAGCGCACCCTCGTACTCGCTGTCCTGCGGGGCGCGATGCTGGACCTGCTCGCCACGGGCGAGACCGCGCGCACCACCGCCGCGGTACATCATCAGCTGGCCGCTCTGGGGTGA
- a CDS encoding GNAT family N-acetyltransferase produces the protein MAERETVVRALGRPGDLGWVVMAHGEFYDREFGWDTGFETLVSRIVADYAEGKNQGPQAAWIAEVDGARAGCVFCVRHDDRTAKLRLLLVDPNARGLGLGARLVEECLSFAREAGYEAITLWTNDVLGSARRIYQKHGFELVAEEPHHSFGQDLVGQTWQRSL, from the coding sequence ATGGCAGAGCGCGAGACGGTTGTCCGGGCGCTGGGCCGGCCCGGCGACCTGGGCTGGGTGGTGATGGCGCACGGTGAGTTCTACGACCGAGAGTTCGGCTGGGACACCGGCTTCGAGACGTTGGTCAGCCGGATCGTCGCCGACTACGCCGAGGGGAAGAACCAAGGTCCGCAGGCGGCCTGGATCGCCGAGGTCGACGGAGCGCGGGCCGGCTGCGTGTTCTGCGTTCGCCATGACGACCGGACGGCGAAGCTGCGCCTGCTGCTCGTCGACCCGAACGCACGCGGCCTTGGCCTGGGAGCCCGCCTGGTCGAGGAGTGCCTGAGCTTCGCGCGGGAAGCCGGGTACGAGGCGATCACCCTGTGGACCAACGACGTGCTCGGTTCGGCCCGCCGCATCTACCAGAAGCACGGCTTCGAACTCGTCGCCGAAGAGCCCCACCACAGCTTCGGCCAGGACCTGGTCGGGCAGACCTGGCAGCGCAGTCTTTGA
- a CDS encoding RNA-guided endonuclease InsQ/TnpB family protein, whose amino-acid sequence MKQQRGHKARLDLTPVQLWKIEDQGHAARAMWNLLHDLWTMTPKCQRSLSRMDAEIRRARKEIDWLAKLPAQAAQQILKTYMRAWVNCWEGRAQEPNFKARFRTRAAVDIPQGRDLRITRINRRWGQVWVPMVGLVRFRWTKDLPGTTKSSPAARVTGARLVKDALGWHIVFRTELTVDQPKPHKGPGVGIDVGISRPMALSDGTFRDHDKWLRPKEAERLRRLERTRERQKQHRKPGEKTSNRLRRTNRLIAGYNARAKRRTLDWQHKTTTGIADMFGVVGVEALKITNMVKSARGTAEEPGRNVRQKAELNRSISAEAWGRTVTLLEYKLSDRGGHLIKVPAPNTSRRCHACGFITEGNRETQAVFVCKNETCGWSGNADTNGSFNIEIATKYQTPQEIVGVRTWSLSQWAGREASTTHPVAL is encoded by the coding sequence TTGAAGCAGCAACGCGGCCACAAGGCCCGGCTTGACCTCACCCCCGTCCAGTTGTGGAAGATCGAAGACCAGGGCCACGCCGCCCGCGCGATGTGGAACCTGCTGCACGACTTGTGGACGATGACGCCGAAGTGCCAACGGTCGCTGTCCCGCATGGACGCGGAGATACGCCGCGCCCGCAAGGAAATCGACTGGCTCGCCAAGCTCCCCGCCCAGGCCGCACAGCAGATCCTCAAGACGTACATGCGGGCCTGGGTGAACTGCTGGGAAGGGCGTGCGCAGGAGCCGAACTTCAAGGCCCGGTTCCGCACCCGCGCGGCCGTCGACATTCCCCAGGGGCGCGACCTGCGCATCACGCGCATCAACCGCCGCTGGGGCCAGGTGTGGGTACCGATGGTCGGCCTGGTCCGCTTCCGCTGGACCAAAGACCTCCCCGGCACCACCAAGAGCAGCCCCGCCGCTCGCGTCACTGGGGCCCGTCTGGTCAAGGATGCCCTCGGCTGGCACATCGTGTTCCGCACCGAGCTGACCGTGGACCAGCCGAAGCCCCACAAGGGTCCCGGCGTCGGCATCGACGTCGGTATCAGCCGCCCCATGGCCCTCTCGGACGGGACGTTCCGAGACCACGACAAGTGGCTGAGGCCGAAGGAAGCCGAGCGCCTGCGTCGTCTGGAGCGCACCCGCGAACGACAGAAGCAACACCGCAAGCCGGGCGAGAAGACCTCGAACCGGCTTCGCCGCACAAACCGCCTGATCGCCGGGTACAACGCGAGAGCCAAGCGCCGCACCCTCGACTGGCAGCACAAGACGACCACCGGCATCGCCGACATGTTCGGCGTCGTCGGAGTCGAAGCACTCAAGATCACGAACATGGTCAAGTCAGCCAGAGGCACCGCCGAGGAGCCGGGAAGAAACGTCCGGCAGAAAGCCGAACTCAACCGCTCGATCAGCGCAGAGGCATGGGGCCGAACGGTCACCCTGCTGGAATACAAACTCTCCGATCGGGGCGGACACCTGATCAAGGTCCCCGCCCCGAACACCTCACGCCGCTGCCACGCCTGCGGTTTCATCACCGAAGGCAACCGCGAGACCCAGGCCGTGTTCGTGTGCAAAAACGAGACCTGCGGCTGGTCCGGCAACGCCGACACCAACGGCTCGTTCAACATCGAGATAGCCACCAAGTACCAAACGCCCCAGGAAATTGTGGGTGTCAGGACGTGGAGCCTTAGCCAGTGGGCAGGCCGTGAAGCGTCAACCACCCATCCAGTCGCACTCTGA
- the tnpA gene encoding IS200/IS605 family transposase: MSPRWEAAPDIRRGAHVVYNLHVHLVFVTKYRRSMMDGAMLTRCEEILREVCGSFDAELKEFNGERDHVHLLVHYPPKVALSKLINSLKGVSSRYLRQEFTGQANRAIMHGRFWSRSYFAGSCGGAPISVVRQYIEQQKRPY, translated from the coding sequence ATGTCACCACGATGGGAAGCAGCGCCCGACATCAGGCGCGGAGCACACGTTGTCTACAACCTGCATGTGCACTTGGTGTTTGTGACGAAGTACCGGCGGAGCATGATGGATGGCGCCATGCTGACGCGCTGCGAGGAGATCCTGCGCGAGGTCTGCGGGAGCTTCGATGCGGAGCTGAAGGAGTTCAACGGCGAACGCGATCACGTGCATCTTCTGGTGCACTACCCTCCGAAAGTCGCGCTCTCGAAGCTGATCAACAGCCTGAAGGGCGTCAGCTCGCGGTACCTGCGGCAGGAGTTCACCGGCCAGGCCAACCGGGCCATCATGCACGGCCGATTCTGGTCCCGCTCCTACTTCGCTGGCTCATGCGGCGGAGCACCGATATCGGTGGTCCGTCAGTACATCGAGCAGCAAAAACGCCCGTACTGA
- a CDS encoding tripartite tricarboxylate transporter permease — MDVLSHLGDGFANAFSPVHLLLAFAGCLLGSLVGVLPGLGPATTVALLLPVTYVVDPVGALVLFAGIYYGGMYGGSTTAILLNVPGETASVPTTLEGFPMARAGRAGAALATAAIGSFVAGTISTVGITFAGPAFSAIAEHIQPAEYFAVMVLAFATVTAVVAEAPLRGLCSLFLGLAIGLVGIDSLTGQARYTFGVPELFDGIALVAVAVGLFAIAEALHTAARLRRAPDPDPLPLRGRIGMTRDDWRRSWKPWLRGTALGLPIGALPAGGAEIPTFLSYNLERRLSKHKQQFGKGAIEGVAGPEAANNAAFSGVLVPLLTLGIPTSATASMLLIAFQMYNVQPGPQLFETQPTLVWTLIASLYIGNVVLLALNLPMIPLWVKLLKIERPLLTAGILLFAALGVYALSQNPFDLAIALAFGVLGFLMRRTGYPVAPLVLGAVLGPLTETQFRRALTLAEGDWTVFVTRPLSAAILVLAALALIGPLLVRLVRTPAPDDGEADVTVPKGSHPADNAASR; from the coding sequence ATGGACGTGCTCTCCCACCTCGGCGACGGATTCGCCAACGCCTTCAGCCCGGTGCACCTGCTGCTCGCCTTCGCCGGCTGCCTGCTCGGGTCCCTGGTCGGTGTGCTGCCCGGACTCGGCCCCGCCACCACCGTCGCCCTGCTCCTGCCCGTCACCTACGTCGTCGACCCCGTCGGCGCGCTCGTGTTGTTCGCCGGCATCTACTACGGAGGCATGTACGGCGGATCGACCACCGCGATCCTCCTCAACGTGCCTGGCGAGACGGCCTCCGTTCCCACCACCCTCGAGGGCTTCCCGATGGCCCGTGCGGGCCGGGCCGGCGCGGCCCTCGCCACCGCCGCCATCGGCTCCTTCGTCGCCGGCACGATCTCCACCGTCGGCATCACCTTCGCCGGGCCCGCCTTCTCCGCCATCGCCGAACACATACAGCCCGCCGAGTACTTCGCGGTCATGGTGCTCGCCTTCGCCACCGTCACCGCGGTCGTGGCCGAGGCCCCGCTGCGCGGATTGTGCAGCCTCTTCCTGGGGCTCGCCATCGGCCTTGTGGGCATCGACAGCCTCACCGGGCAGGCCCGCTACACCTTCGGCGTCCCCGAACTCTTCGACGGAATCGCCCTGGTGGCCGTCGCCGTCGGCCTCTTCGCCATCGCCGAGGCCCTGCACACCGCGGCCCGGCTGCGCCGGGCACCCGACCCCGATCCGCTGCCGCTGCGCGGCCGCATCGGCATGACCCGCGACGACTGGCGACGCTCCTGGAAGCCCTGGCTGCGCGGCACCGCACTCGGCCTGCCCATAGGTGCGCTCCCGGCCGGCGGCGCGGAGATCCCCACGTTCCTCAGCTACAACCTGGAACGCCGACTCTCCAAGCACAAGCAGCAGTTCGGCAAGGGTGCCATCGAAGGCGTCGCCGGCCCGGAAGCCGCCAACAACGCCGCCTTCTCCGGTGTCCTGGTCCCGCTGCTCACCCTCGGCATCCCCACCTCGGCGACGGCTTCCATGCTGCTCATCGCCTTCCAGATGTACAACGTCCAGCCCGGACCACAGCTCTTCGAGACCCAGCCGACGCTGGTATGGACGCTGATCGCCAGCCTCTACATAGGCAACGTGGTGCTCCTCGCCCTGAACCTGCCGATGATCCCGCTCTGGGTGAAGCTCCTGAAGATCGAACGCCCCCTGCTCACCGCCGGAATCCTGCTCTTCGCCGCGCTCGGCGTCTACGCCCTCTCCCAGAACCCGTTCGACCTGGCCATCGCCCTCGCCTTCGGTGTCCTGGGCTTCCTGATGCGCCGCACCGGATACCCCGTGGCCCCTCTGGTCCTCGGCGCTGTCCTCGGCCCCCTGACCGAGACCCAGTTCCGCCGCGCCCTCACCCTCGCCGAGGGCGACTGGACCGTCTTCGTCACCCGACCCCTCTCGGCAGCCATCCTTGTGCTGGCCGCACTCGCCCTGATCGGTCCGTTGTTGGTGCGACTCGTCCGCACACCCGCACCGGATGACGGAGAGGCCGACGTGACAGTGCCCAAAGGCAGCCACCCTGCCGACAATGCTGCGTCACGATGA
- a CDS encoding tripartite tricarboxylate transporter TctB family protein, with product MTTPAPMPDNRRPLAPRITAAALLVAGFAVLTFAFTIPDAALAEGTDVGPRAFPLLVGAGLTVVAALNAVQCFRGTDPTQDSAAREEARVTEWRPVGLLVAALAAYCLTLEFFGYWQTSTVLFAVVARVLGSRRAVRDALIGLALAVTAYLLFDRLLGIHLPPGYLRLAF from the coding sequence ATGACCACCCCCGCACCCATGCCCGACAACAGGCGTCCGCTCGCGCCCCGGATCACGGCTGCCGCCCTCCTCGTCGCCGGATTCGCCGTGCTGACCTTTGCCTTCACCATCCCCGACGCTGCCCTCGCCGAAGGCACCGACGTCGGCCCGCGCGCCTTCCCCCTCCTGGTCGGCGCCGGGCTCACCGTCGTCGCCGCCCTCAACGCCGTGCAGTGCTTCCGCGGCACCGACCCCACCCAGGACAGCGCGGCCCGCGAGGAGGCCAGGGTCACCGAGTGGCGTCCGGTCGGCCTGCTGGTCGCTGCCCTCGCCGCGTACTGCCTGACCCTTGAGTTCTTCGGCTACTGGCAGACCAGCACGGTCCTGTTCGCTGTCGTCGCCCGTGTCCTCGGCAGCCGCCGAGCCGTGCGCGACGCGCTCATCGGACTCGCCCTCGCCGTGACCGCGTACCTGCTCTTCGACCGGCTCCTCGGCATCCATCTCCCGCCCGGCTACCTGCGATTGGCGTTCTGA
- a CDS encoding Bug family tripartite tricarboxylate transporter substrate binding protein yields MSPFVPPGPVPRPPGPRRPVLFAFFATALTAALGGCAFGPVDSGATVEDYPARGLAILAPGSVGGGFDSRARGIGSALNKCGITGQDITVSNAPGAAGTIGLARMAGRADDPYQLMTMDTVTLLGGEIQNHSPVSLTQLTPVAGLTVSTTAIVVPAHSSHRDFASLMRAMAKNPRGTKWVGGSLGGPDHITVASLAESAHVPPDKVTYVPTGGGGEVLNMLLSGVATAGLSTLSEIRPQVEAGKLRILAVSGGDSPKDLGTPPTLEHLGYGKDAVDAIGGVMAPPGLNRTEQRAVVALIDKMRHTDCWKRTLRENDWDEVWLPGKKFGDLIHRQRGQVGGVLKEVGLG; encoded by the coding sequence ATGTCCCCGTTCGTTCCCCCCGGGCCGGTTCCCCGCCCGCCCGGCCCGCGCCGACCGGTGCTGTTCGCCTTCTTCGCCACCGCGCTCACGGCCGCCCTCGGCGGCTGCGCGTTCGGCCCGGTCGACTCCGGCGCCACCGTCGAGGACTACCCCGCCCGGGGACTGGCGATCCTCGCCCCCGGTAGTGTCGGCGGCGGCTTCGACTCCCGTGCCCGTGGCATCGGTTCGGCCCTGAACAAGTGTGGGATCACCGGTCAGGACATCACCGTGTCCAACGCCCCGGGCGCCGCCGGAACCATCGGCCTGGCACGGATGGCGGGCCGGGCCGACGACCCGTACCAGCTGATGACCATGGACACCGTCACCCTCCTCGGCGGTGAGATCCAGAACCACTCCCCGGTCTCCCTCACCCAGCTCACCCCGGTCGCCGGCCTCACCGTCTCCACCACCGCGATCGTCGTACCCGCCCACTCTTCGCACCGTGACTTCGCCTCCCTGATGCGGGCGATGGCGAAGAACCCGCGCGGCACGAAGTGGGTCGGCGGGTCGCTCGGCGGCCCGGACCACATCACCGTCGCCTCGCTCGCCGAATCCGCGCATGTGCCCCCCGACAAGGTCACGTACGTGCCCACCGGCGGCGGGGGCGAGGTCCTCAACATGCTGCTCAGCGGTGTCGCCACAGCAGGGCTCTCCACGCTCTCCGAGATCCGCCCCCAGGTCGAGGCCGGAAAGCTGCGCATCCTCGCGGTCAGCGGCGGGGACTCACCGAAGGATCTCGGAACGCCGCCCACACTGGAGCACCTCGGCTACGGCAAGGACGCCGTGGACGCCATCGGCGGCGTGATGGCCCCGCCCGGGCTCAACCGCACGGAACAGCGCGCGGTCGTCGCGCTCATTGACAAGATGCGCCACACCGACTGCTGGAAACGCACCTTGCGCGAGAACGACTGGGACGAGGTCTGGCTGCCCGGCAAGAAGTTCGGCGATCTGATCCACCGTCAGCGCGGCCAGGTCGGCGGCGTCCTGAAGGAGGTCGGGCTCGGATGA
- a CDS encoding ArsR/SmtB family transcription factor has translation MPVVIEPGPDPDRAVAPRLSPLAELCACLHALQTPGHHPASRRWVDAVRQDADPALLARAAALSPLWSAFRARYLLPLSAGVERSLEEEIADITTLDLEQFTGMTAQALLGKNSPRPGATLEKPDRFLSRLRQHAEERFTLGARLLSDPEGLRDTVTGFLTAAGEEWFGAEWERLAGPLRAEVRGRFAEHRNDGVAVLASFPSARLLTDPPRIEFEKLYRARVPLAGTDCLLTPSLHVNPHLAIKHYPGFPVVVQYPVRGPGSMGPPSLDLVRHRIKALQEPLRIDLCRTLLREAMTTTELAEQYAMTPPQMSRHLRRLREAGMVVTHRRGAQVHYQLDQEAVRTLGHDLLAALHR, from the coding sequence ATGCCCGTCGTGATCGAACCAGGTCCTGATCCGGACCGTGCCGTGGCTCCGCGGCTCTCCCCGCTCGCCGAACTCTGCGCCTGCCTGCACGCCCTGCAGACACCCGGTCACCATCCGGCCAGTCGCCGTTGGGTGGACGCGGTACGGCAGGACGCCGACCCCGCGCTTCTCGCCCGGGCCGCCGCGCTGTCGCCGCTGTGGAGCGCTTTCCGGGCCCGTTATCTACTGCCGTTGTCGGCGGGCGTCGAGCGCTCCCTCGAGGAGGAGATCGCTGACATCACCACCCTGGATCTGGAGCAGTTCACCGGGATGACGGCGCAGGCGCTGCTCGGGAAGAACTCGCCGCGGCCCGGGGCAACGCTCGAGAAGCCGGACCGGTTCCTGTCGCGGCTGCGGCAGCATGCCGAGGAACGGTTCACGCTGGGCGCCCGGCTGCTGTCCGACCCCGAGGGGCTGCGCGACACGGTCACCGGGTTCCTCACCGCGGCGGGCGAGGAGTGGTTCGGCGCGGAGTGGGAGCGGCTGGCCGGCCCGCTGCGGGCGGAGGTCAGGGGCCGGTTCGCGGAGCACCGGAACGACGGGGTGGCGGTGCTCGCCTCGTTCCCGAGCGCGCGGCTGCTGACAGATCCGCCGCGGATCGAGTTCGAGAAGCTGTACCGGGCACGGGTGCCGCTGGCAGGCACGGACTGTCTCCTGACGCCGTCCCTGCACGTCAACCCGCATCTGGCGATCAAGCACTATCCGGGCTTTCCGGTGGTGGTGCAGTATCCGGTGCGGGGGCCCGGCAGCATGGGCCCGCCTTCCCTCGACCTGGTGCGGCACCGAATCAAGGCTCTCCAGGAACCGCTCCGGATCGACCTGTGCCGCACCCTGCTGCGGGAGGCGATGACCACGACCGAACTGGCCGAGCAGTACGCGATGACCCCCCCGCAGATGTCCCGGCACCTACGACGGCTGCGCGAAGCGGGGATGGTGGTCACGCACCGCCGCGGAGCCCAGGTCCACTACCAGCTGGACCAGGAGGCGGTCCGCACCCTGGGGCACGACCTGCTCGCCGCCCTGCACCGCTGA
- a CDS encoding PHB depolymerase family esterase, producing the protein MTSSPAITATARTKTTSAFYVTGATTQFASRYDQRLSYCLYVPSAHETATEPLPLLVMQHGTGRSGPQYRDAMAEFAEEHGIVVLAPLFPAGLGDDPDDLHNFKFIAHQGIRFDLALLAIVDEAAERVDIDTSRFVLHGFSGGGQFAHRFLLLHPDRLAGVSIGAPGRVTLIDPEREWWLGTKGFAERFGAPVDLDQVRDVPVHMVIGAEDTETWEINNPGDSNWMDGADAVGRTRVERISALRDNYRAHGIDVAFDVVPGLGHDGMGVLEQVRDFAARVLRAG; encoded by the coding sequence ATGACAAGCAGCCCTGCCATCACCGCCACCGCCCGTACCAAGACCACCTCCGCCTTCTATGTCACCGGCGCCACCACGCAGTTCGCCTCCCGCTACGACCAGCGTCTCTCGTACTGTCTCTACGTCCCGTCCGCGCACGAGACGGCCACCGAGCCGCTCCCCCTGCTGGTGATGCAGCACGGCACCGGCCGCTCCGGGCCCCAGTACCGGGACGCGATGGCCGAGTTCGCCGAGGAGCACGGCATCGTCGTGCTCGCCCCGCTCTTCCCCGCCGGGCTCGGCGACGACCCCGACGACCTCCACAACTTCAAGTTCATCGCGCACCAGGGCATCCGCTTCGACCTGGCGCTGCTCGCGATCGTCGACGAGGCCGCGGAGCGGGTTGATATCGACACCTCGCGGTTCGTGCTGCACGGCTTCTCCGGCGGCGGCCAGTTCGCTCACCGGTTCCTCCTGCTGCATCCGGACCGGCTCGCCGGAGTCTCCATCGGCGCCCCGGGCAGGGTCACGCTGATCGATCCGGAACGGGAGTGGTGGCTGGGCACCAAGGGGTTCGCCGAACGGTTCGGCGCCCCCGTCGACCTGGACCAAGTGCGCGACGTCCCGGTGCATATGGTGATCGGCGCCGAGGACACCGAGACCTGGGAGATCAACAACCCGGGCGACTCCAACTGGATGGACGGCGCGGACGCCGTCGGCCGCACCCGCGTCGAACGCATCTCGGCACTGCGTGACAACTACCGCGCCCACGGGATCGACGTCGCCTTCGATGTCGTACCCGGGCTCGGCCACGACGGCATGGGTGTGTTGGAGCAGGTCCGGGATTTCGCCGCCCGTGTGCTGCGGGCCGGATAG
- a CDS encoding dienelactone hydrolase family protein: MPAKTLQIPTADGQADAFAAFPDDGAPHPGVLLYSDAFGLRPELEDKARELAGHGYYVLVPNLYYRHGPAPVVDLPEYIGEEVRPAVIAQLMPLLEAHTTEHAQRDADAYLRFLTIQPEVSAGPVAVIGYCIGTLFAMRTAAAHPDQVAAVAGFHPGFVVTDTPDSPHRLIPELTAEVHLGLSDDLPSEAISELNEALDAAGLGHTAEIYPGTVHGFTMSDTEAFNGSGLQRHWDRLLPLLARTLGKS, encoded by the coding sequence ATTCCCGCCAAGACCCTGCAGATTCCCACCGCCGATGGCCAGGCAGACGCTTTCGCCGCCTTTCCCGACGACGGCGCGCCGCACCCGGGGGTGCTGTTGTACTCGGACGCCTTCGGCCTGCGGCCCGAGTTGGAGGACAAGGCCCGCGAACTGGCCGGGCACGGCTACTACGTGCTCGTCCCCAACCTCTACTACCGGCACGGCCCGGCACCGGTGGTGGACCTTCCCGAGTACATCGGAGAAGAGGTCCGGCCCGCGGTCATCGCGCAGCTGATGCCCTTGCTCGAGGCGCACACCACCGAACATGCCCAGCGCGACGCCGACGCCTACCTCCGGTTCCTCACCATCCAGCCCGAGGTCAGCGCCGGACCGGTTGCCGTGATCGGCTACTGCATCGGCACCCTCTTCGCGATGCGCACCGCAGCGGCCCACCCCGACCAGGTGGCCGCCGTCGCCGGATTCCACCCCGGCTTCGTGGTTACCGACACACCCGACAGCCCGCACCGCCTCATCCCCGAGCTCACCGCCGAGGTTCATCTCGGCCTCTCCGACGACTTGCCGTCCGAGGCGATCAGCGAGCTCAACGAGGCTCTGGATGCCGCAGGTCTCGGTCACACCGCCGAGATCTACCCCGGCACCGTCCACGGCTTCACCATGTCCGACACCGAAGCCTTCAACGGCTCCGGGCTACAGCGCCACTGGGACCGCCTGCTCCCCCTCCTCGCCCGCACCTTGGGCAAGAGCTGA
- a CDS encoding MarR family winged helix-turn-helix transcriptional regulator: MIRADAADLPDDGARKTPDRLRRRASRLLSQLTARSDRLITEGLAQADARKWHYAVLASLQDFGPGSQATLSRRTGIYRSDMVGVLNELAKRDLVERAPDPDDQRRNIITISAKGRRQLRRLDTVLDTLHDELLAPLSPTERDQLVELLNRLLDHHAGTA, translated from the coding sequence ATGATCAGAGCCGATGCCGCAGACCTGCCCGACGACGGCGCGCGCAAGACGCCCGACCGGCTGCGTCGACGGGCGAGCCGGCTGTTGTCACAGCTGACCGCGCGGTCGGACCGGCTGATTACCGAGGGGCTGGCACAGGCCGACGCCCGCAAGTGGCATTACGCCGTACTCGCCTCGCTGCAGGACTTCGGGCCGGGCAGTCAGGCGACGCTGAGCAGGCGCACAGGCATCTACCGCAGCGACATGGTCGGTGTGCTCAACGAACTGGCGAAGCGTGACCTCGTCGAGCGGGCGCCCGATCCCGACGACCAGCGCCGCAACATCATTACGATCTCTGCCAAGGGCCGCCGTCAACTACGCCGCCTCGACACGGTCCTGGACACACTCCACGACGAACTGCTCGCTCCGTTGAGTCCGACCGAACGCGACCAGCTCGTGGAGTTGCTCAACCGCTTGCTGGACCATCACGCCGGGACAGCCTGA
- a CDS encoding transcriptional regulator, SarA/Rot family, with amino-acid sequence MPSGQVLAWYVKLMMDHSGPTKDIGAALQLDYGTLTPLIKRLEASGLVRRERRPDDERTVQVSLTEQGTQLREGARTVPAAIGDSLACRRTASTRSSGSCASSRPGSPRA; translated from the coding sequence GTGCCGTCAGGTCAAGTGCTCGCCTGGTACGTCAAGTTGATGATGGATCACTCCGGTCCCACCAAGGACATCGGCGCCGCTCTCCAACTCGACTACGGAACCCTGACCCCATTGATCAAGCGCCTGGAGGCCTCCGGCCTGGTCCGGCGCGAGCGGCGGCCCGACGACGAGCGCACCGTCCAGGTCAGTCTGACCGAACAGGGCACTCAACTCCGCGAGGGCGCCCGGACCGTACCGGCCGCCATCGGCGACTCCCTGGCCTGCCGGCGAACGGCTTCGACGAGGTCAAGCGGATCCTGCGCCAGCTCACGGCCAGGGTCTCCGAGAGCCTGA